A genomic stretch from Diachasmimorpha longicaudata isolate KC_UGA_2023 chromosome 2, iyDiaLong2, whole genome shotgun sequence includes:
- the LOC135170766 gene encoding uncharacterized protein LOC135170766 encodes MKIPLFLEKPLSSSSLLPQNFSVLEDSRIHCESAGTPQSLGRRKADLNQSRTLLPTPDHPHFQPPVTASVIASHRLRVLEHRHMAGSTGGLLLLQTHGSTCSTFVSPSRITPETTKSSLRVPRNSYFLWGECRAFPFARHQRFFT; translated from the coding sequence ATGAAAATTCCTCTTTTCCTGGAGAAGCCTCTCAGCTCCTCCAGCCTTCTTCCCCAGAACTTTTCAGTCCTGGAGGATTCAAGAATTCACTGCGAATCAGCCGGGACTCCTCAGAGCCTGGGACGTCGAAAGGCTGATCTAAACCAGAGCAGAACACTGTTACCTACTCCTGATCACCCACACTTTCAACCACCAGTTACCGCTTCAGTCATCGCGAGTCACCGTCTCCGGGTACTCGAACATCGGCATATGGCCGGGTCGACAGGAGGATTACTTCTACTCCAGACCCACGGGTCCACATGCTCGACATTTGTTTCGCCGAGCCGGATAACCCCGGAAACAACAAAGTCGTCACTTCGAGTTCCGAGAAACTCTTATTTCTTATGGGGGGAATGCAGGGCATTCCCCTTCGCTCGCCATCAGCGGTTCTTCACCTGA